From Candidatus Krumholzibacteriia bacterium, a single genomic window includes:
- the rplW gene encoding 50S ribosomal protein L23 — protein MKDLTRVIVRPVVTEKTTAMGESNKYVFEVAPAANKVEIRQAVERYFGVKVLDVRTMNVKGKPKRLGMYTGRRPGWKKAVVTVGEGDKIDLFDVV, from the coding sequence ATGAAGGATCTGACGCGGGTGATCGTCCGTCCGGTGGTGACCGAGAAGACCACCGCAATGGGTGAGAGCAACAAGTACGTCTTCGAGGTCGCTCCGGCGGCCAACAAGGTCGAGATCCGACAGGCCGTGGAACGCTACTTCGGCGTGAAGGTTCTCGACGTCCGCACCATGAACGTGAAGGGCAAACCCAAGCGACTCGGCATGTACACCGGGCGCCGTCCCGGATGGAAGAAGGCCGTCGTCACGGTCGGCGAAGGCGACAAGATCGACCTGTTCGACGTGGTCTGA